The Maridesulfovibrio hydrothermalis AM13 = DSM 14728 DNA window TTCGTGCTACGGTTTATCTGCTTGAAGAGTTCGGGCTGGAGCTTGATGTTCCTGAGTTTTCTTTTCCGAAGTCAGGAAGGCCCAAAGGACTTGAAATTGTAATCAACGGCAGCCCGTTAAAGGGCAGAAGTGTCGAGCTTGTGCGCGGTGCACCGGTGTCGACTTTTGGTTCCGGCAAGGCGGTGATGAATTCTGAGCTGGAGCCGGCTGTGGCTGTATTTGCCAGTGATCGGCCGAATCTTAATTTGCTTACTGCTCCACGTATGGCTCTTTCGTCTTTTCCTGCTCTGGAGGTTCGCCTTGACGGGAGTAAGATGGCAACAGCGAAGGTCCGCTGGAAAGGGAGCAGGGTGAATCTTCCTGAACCGCACGGTCCGGTATTTCTTTGCTGGCTGAACGGACATCCTCAATTTGTCAGCGTTTCAGGAACGCTTGAAGCGGTTGAAGGTGACCAGTTTATTCTGGAGGGAGTCTTGGGCAGCAGTATTGAAGAAATATTGAATCTAAAGGGGTTCGTTGCTTCGGTAACTGTCAATAAAGGGCAGGACGTGGGGCATGAAATTATTGCGGACCCTTCAAATTTTATGGATAAGTATAAACTGAAAAGTGCAGACGGTGTTTCCCTTTACAGGATTGTCCGGGAGACTCCGGGAAAGTCGCGTTCTGAATTTTACCTGTCCATTGTCCCCCGTCAGATCAAGGCTCTGGAGCTGATTCGCGAGCAGGGAGAAGGTTCCTTTATTAATTGGTCCAATGGCAGTGTGCGGGAATTGGCTGCGGACAGGTATGTGCTTAAAGATGCATGGACTAATGGTGATCTTGCTAAGATTCAACCATTTGTTGATAACATTCCCATTTCATGGGGTGAAAGTTTTGATGTTAAAGCCGGTAAAAATACCGTCCTGACCATGCGGCATGCTACTACTTTTGATCCCCTTGGGCAGATGACTTTTATCGGGAAAGATTATTTGCATTCTTCATTTCAGTGATTAAATCTTAAATGACCGGACGAACTGTTGCCAACAGGAGAGTGCGTTGTGAAGCCTGAGTTTGAGAACTGCTATGTGAATCTGCCGTTACGCTATATTTACACAACTCCTGAGTATCTTGATTTTTTTATTGAAAATTCCATTCAGCCTGAACTTGGACTCGATTGTATGGGGGATGAATGTTTAAGCATGGACTGGTTGATAGCCATAAAGGACAGGCTTGAGGAGGCTGAGCTTAAATGTACCGCCCATTTACCTTTTCTTGATTTGAAGCCGGCCAGCCTTAATCCGGCTATAAGAAATGCTTCAATAGACACCCTTTGCAGTGCCTTTGAACTGGCCAGAATTTTTTCACCGCAGCGCATGGTCATGCATCCCTCTCTCACCTCGTGGCTTGAAGAACCTCTTTTTGAAAGATCATACGCCAACTGTCTGGAAGGACTTAGACGGCTCTGCAATACATGGCCCGATCACCCGCCACTTTGTCTTGAGAATACCTTTGAATATACCCCTGACCCGCTGGTTCGGCTGGTTAAGGAACTTGATCGTGAAAATGTAGGAATATGTTTTGATCTGGGCCATTGGTACTCCTTTTCCAAAGGTTCGGAGCATGATGATTTTGACCTCTGGTTTGATGCTTTTGCGCCGTATATAAAACACTTGCATCTGCATGATAATAACGGGCGGAAAGATCAGCATCTGGCTCTTGGTCAGGGAAGTATGGACTGGGAGCATATTGTTTCGCGGTTAAGTGAACTTAACCCCATGTCGACTATTACGCTTGAGCCTCACAGCAAAGACGACTTTAAAGTGAGTTATGAATATTTTAAGACTAAAGTAGCCCCCAGAATTTATTAGAGTGAGATGCAGAGTCCGTGTTGTCTTCAGCCACATTTCGTGAAGCCCTGTCCTTAACTGGAAACTGGGCTGTTGTTTTATGGACGTGAATAAAACAAGTCTTGCCTCAGCAGCTTTGCGGCGTTTTTGCATGCATCCGGCCGCGTTATTTTATCTTTATGAGAAAAAAAGAATCCCGCTGACTGTTACAGTCAGCGGGATTTATTGTTTCAACTATAGTCAGGCCGGTCACTTAGCGATCATTTTTTCAGGAAGATAGAAAACGATCTCCGGGAATACGGTAACCAGAATGACCATGAGAACCATGATGACAAAGAACGGGAACGTAGCTTTCAGAATATCTTTAACGTCATCTTTGGTGATGTACTGAATGACGAATATGGAAAAGCCGACAGGCGGTGTCACCTGCGAAAGCTCCACCATAAAAACTACAAAGATACCGAACCAGAGCGGATCAAATCCAGCTGCAGTTACGATAGGCAGCACGATGGGCAGGGTCATGACCACGATGGATATGCCGTCCAGGATCATTCCCAGCAGTACGTACATCAGCCCCAGTACCAAAATCAGCATGTACGGAGAAAGTCCGAGCGTGCCTATGAATTTACTTAGAGCCGTAGCAATGCCCAGAAATCCGACAACCTGTGACAGAAAGGCAGCGCCGCAGATAATGAAGCAGATCATACCACTGGTCTTAGCTGCCGAGAGCAGAGATTCTTTGAAGTTGTTGAAAGTCAGATTCTTGAACCATGCAGCAATGATCAAGGCTCCGAGCACTCCGATAACGGCGGCTTCAGTGGGTGTTGTCAGGCCTGCGTAAATGCCGCCCAAAACCACAGTGATGAGCAGGAATACTGGAAAAAGATCTTTGAGAGATTCAATGCGCTGGGCAGTGGTGAACGATTCCTTTTCCTGCGGGACCAGCTCCGGCGACAGGGTACAGCGTATCATAATATAAATAGAGTATGCTGCTGCCAGCGTCAGGCCGGGAATAACTCCGGCTATGAAAAGCTGTCCAATGGAAGTGTCGGACAGAATTCCATAGATGATCATGATCAGACTGGGCGGTATTAAAAAACCGAGAGTGCCGGAACCTGCAAGTGAGCCGATGGCAAGACTCTTGTGATATCCCCTGCTGGAAAGTTCATTGTAGGTGATTTTACCCACAGTGGCAGTTGTCGCTGCACTGGAACCGGATACTGCTGCAAACAGCGAGCAGGCAACTACGTTGATATGGTAAAGGCGGCCCGGAATATTGGAGAGCCACGGCACCAGACCGTTTAAGAGGCGGGTGGAAATTGATGTCCGGTATAAAATCTCACCCATGAGAATAAATAGCGGCAACGCTGAAAGCGGCCACGAGTTCATCGTGTTCCAAATGGAGTTGGCCATGAGGTCGCCGATTTTGTCCCAGATGGAAATGGTCGGCGGCAGATTCATTTTACAGGCCAGCATGCCGCAGATTGCCGCGGCATAAAGTGAAAATCCAATCCAGAGACCGGAGAGTAGAAAAATAACCATTCCCCCGACAAGGACAACGGCAAGCATGAGTGGATCACTTATCATCAATAGCTCTCCTGGCAATAAAGGCAATAATTTGAAGTAGAAGAAGGGCCATGCCGATAGGAATGGCAAGTTGCGGGATCCATAGAGGTGTTTCCGCAATGGTATCCGCAGTCATCTCAAGTTCCCATGTTTCGTAGACCATCAAGGTGGTGTAGTAGAGGGCAAAAGTGGTGATTGCCGCCCCGATTATACCGGAGATGATATCGGCGATCCGCTTGCCTTTCTCTGAAAAATGTATGGTCAGCAGGTTGATCCTGATCAGTCCTTCCTCTTTCATAGTGTAGGCAAGTCCGGTCAGAATTAGAAAAACCAGAGCATATCCCCCGTATTCACAGGAAACAAGGGTGGATGTCTTTAGTACGGCGCGCAGGAATATTTCTACTACAACCAGCACTACAATGAACATCATTCCAAGGGCTGAAAGAAAGGCCCCTCCAGTGGAGAGGCCCTCAATAAACTTAATAATAGCTCGCATATGAATTACTTTTTGTAAGCGTTAATGGCTGCTTTAAAATCTTTTTTAGATTTTTTCATTGTGTTTTCAAGCATAAGAACCGCATCGCTTGAAAGCATATCGATGATTTCTTTTGAAGGCTCAGAGATAGTAATCCCCTTCTCAGCAAGAATCTTGAGAGATTCATCATTGCTTTTACTGGACTCTTCCCACTGGTAGGCTTCGACTTCTGCCGCAGCTTTGAGCACTTCTTTCTGCTGTTTGGGGGTGAGAGCATCCCAGTAATCGTTATTAATGACGACCATGTTAAGAGGGAAAGCGTAGTTGATTTTAGTAAAATATTTGAGAGTTTCCCAGAATTTACCATCTTTACCGGAAACAGCGGAGGTCAGTACGGAGTCAACCAGACCTGTCTGGAGAGCAGAATAAAGCTCGCCCCAAGGCAGAGACATGGGACTTGCTCCTGCCGCTCTGAGCAGTTCAGCACCGTTTTTATCATAGGTACGGGTTTTGAGACCTTCGAAATCAGCTGCTGTTTTTAGGGGTGTCTGGGTGAAAAGTCCGCTTGGGGGCCATGGAGCGGCGTATAAAAGCTTTTGATTCCATTTTCTACAGGCTTTATCGTAGTACGGACGGGCAGTATCGTAGAGTTTTCTGGCCTGCGCATAATTATCTGCGAGCAGAGGCATGGAGCTGATTCCGAAAACTTGATCCGATCCGGCAACACCACCCATGAGGATGTCAGACATAGGAATGGTTCCGTCCTTTACGGTCTTTAGCAGCTCAGGGCCTTTAAAACCGAGGCTTCCGCCGGGGTGGACAGAAATTTGTACTGAACCGGAGGTGTACTCGGCGACCTTATTTGCAAAAAGCTGTGCGCCTTGAGAATGAAAATTGGATGCGCTGTAAATGGCATTACAGTCCATTTTGATGTCAGCAGCCTGAGCAGATAAAGCAAAAGCCAGAACCATGAGCAATGCAGAAACGATCCATTTTAACATGAGTTTGCCTCCGTGTTAGTGTTTTTTTTGTTTATTATTTTAAAAATATTGCTATTGAGTTTACCTGTTATTGTGTGATTAATTGACTGATAATGACTGGTAAAAGTGAAAAACAATTCGCCTTTTTGCAGATTAATTTAAGATTATAATTCTTTTTGGTGAATAATTGGCGAAGCAGGACGTGTTATACACAGAAATTAACAAAAATAAAATCTTTAAATTGTAGACAAAATTGGGTACTATCCGGTGCAATG harbors:
- a CDS encoding M14/M99 family metallopeptidase, with the protein product MKYILCRAFLISVFTLCLAGTAAAQQVRSYTFFEGTQYPLRVTWVFGDEPGPTIMVQGGIQGDELSGFFTAQLLTRCNLRKGNLIIVPRANEPSILRRTRQINVDLNRRFDKEYNSFYEDRLAKAIRFLIADADGFIHLHEGSGFYNPKYVSSLRNPNRYGQSVIIDAAVYKNIKLAEMSGRTIKRLNTRILNKNYWFTLFNTDTFATATHYPEMLKSLTCYALVEQGIPAMAIEVSKDIKDLEWKVRQQLRATVYLLEEFGLELDVPEFSFPKSGRPKGLEIVINGSPLKGRSVELVRGAPVSTFGSGKAVMNSELEPAVAVFASDRPNLNLLTAPRMALSSFPALEVRLDGSKMATAKVRWKGSRVNLPEPHGPVFLCWLNGHPQFVSVSGTLEAVEGDQFILEGVLGSSIEEILNLKGFVASVTVNKGQDVGHEIIADPSNFMDKYKLKSADGVSLYRIVRETPGKSRSEFYLSIVPRQIKALELIREQGEGSFINWSNGSVRELAADRYVLKDAWTNGDLAKIQPFVDNIPISWGESFDVKAGKNTVLTMRHATTFDPLGQMTFIGKDYLHSSFQ
- a CDS encoding sugar phosphate isomerase/epimerase family protein, whose translation is MKPEFENCYVNLPLRYIYTTPEYLDFFIENSIQPELGLDCMGDECLSMDWLIAIKDRLEEAELKCTAHLPFLDLKPASLNPAIRNASIDTLCSAFELARIFSPQRMVMHPSLTSWLEEPLFERSYANCLEGLRRLCNTWPDHPPLCLENTFEYTPDPLVRLVKELDRENVGICFDLGHWYSFSKGSEHDDFDLWFDAFAPYIKHLHLHDNNGRKDQHLALGQGSMDWEHIVSRLSELNPMSTITLEPHSKDDFKVSYEYFKTKVAPRIY
- a CDS encoding TRAP transporter large permease, with product MISDPLMLAVVLVGGMVIFLLSGLWIGFSLYAAAICGMLACKMNLPPTISIWDKIGDLMANSIWNTMNSWPLSALPLFILMGEILYRTSISTRLLNGLVPWLSNIPGRLYHINVVACSLFAAVSGSSAATTATVGKITYNELSSRGYHKSLAIGSLAGSGTLGFLIPPSLIMIIYGILSDTSIGQLFIAGVIPGLTLAAAYSIYIMIRCTLSPELVPQEKESFTTAQRIESLKDLFPVFLLITVVLGGIYAGLTTPTEAAVIGVLGALIIAAWFKNLTFNNFKESLLSAAKTSGMICFIICGAAFLSQVVGFLGIATALSKFIGTLGLSPYMLILVLGLMYVLLGMILDGISIVVMTLPIVLPIVTAAGFDPLWFGIFVVFMVELSQVTPPVGFSIFVIQYITKDDVKDILKATFPFFVIMVLMVILVTVFPEIVFYLPEKMIAK
- a CDS encoding TRAP transporter small permease subunit, whose translation is MRAIIKFIEGLSTGGAFLSALGMMFIVVLVVVEIFLRAVLKTSTLVSCEYGGYALVFLILTGLAYTMKEEGLIRINLLTIHFSEKGKRIADIISGIIGAAITTFALYYTTLMVYETWELEMTADTIAETPLWIPQLAIPIGMALLLLQIIAFIARRAIDDK
- the dctP gene encoding TRAP transporter substrate-binding protein DctP; amino-acid sequence: MLKWIVSALLMVLAFALSAQAADIKMDCNAIYSASNFHSQGAQLFANKVAEYTSGSVQISVHPGGSLGFKGPELLKTVKDGTIPMSDILMGGVAGSDQVFGISSMPLLADNYAQARKLYDTARPYYDKACRKWNQKLLYAAPWPPSGLFTQTPLKTAADFEGLKTRTYDKNGAELLRAAGASPMSLPWGELYSALQTGLVDSVLTSAVSGKDGKFWETLKYFTKINYAFPLNMVVINNDYWDALTPKQQKEVLKAAAEVEAYQWEESSKSNDESLKILAEKGITISEPSKEIIDMLSSDAVLMLENTMKKSKKDFKAAINAYKK